Proteins encoded within one genomic window of Halodesulfurarchaeum formicicum:
- a CDS encoding ATP-binding protein, translating into MENRQLDVVEVLLTGICYDRNPKLDENDLPPAIRTALWSGDGVRRPPKPDEEDLAAATGIEDPWAEISGLMFTDRDTFSGSVSVTDEGMAEEWFLDRADRERLQANPTLAYEYQDRDALDLDYEASRAANRPVHADPQYIESQLDSFFDEDDEEMLDLVEVRAPAEIEITLADLVLTKDQETEVRKVAKAIEHRDYLAEIGLREIGKLLFVGPPGTGKTSVARGLAHQLDLPFVEVKLSMITSQYLGETAKNVEKVFEVAKRLSPCILFIDEFDFVAKTRTSDEHAAIKRAVNTLLKSIDEVSLIRDDVLLIGATNHPDELDAAAWRRFDEILHFPRPDESMRSGILELVTADIDIEGFDPDELAAETEGLTGSDLRLVLREAVLSALVSDRTTLTQQDLLDAVEEFEERDHMRNLETIEEALDVESGHEHDHPPTA; encoded by the coding sequence ATGGAAAACCGGCAGCTAGACGTCGTCGAGGTGTTGCTCACCGGGATCTGTTATGACCGGAACCCGAAACTCGACGAGAACGACCTGCCCCCCGCGATCCGGACGGCCCTCTGGTCCGGCGACGGTGTGCGACGACCGCCGAAACCCGACGAGGAGGACCTGGCGGCGGCCACCGGCATCGAGGACCCCTGGGCGGAGATCTCCGGGCTCATGTTCACGGACCGGGACACCTTCTCCGGGAGCGTCTCGGTGACCGACGAGGGGATGGCAGAGGAATGGTTCCTGGACCGGGCCGACCGCGAGCGCCTCCAGGCGAACCCGACCCTGGCCTACGAGTACCAGGATCGGGACGCCCTGGATCTGGATTACGAGGCCTCGCGAGCGGCGAACCGGCCAGTGCACGCCGATCCGCAGTACATCGAGTCACAACTGGACTCCTTCTTCGACGAGGACGACGAGGAGATGCTCGACCTCGTGGAGGTGCGGGCCCCGGCGGAGATCGAGATCACCCTGGCGGATCTGGTGTTGACCAAGGACCAGGAGACCGAGGTCCGCAAGGTCGCGAAGGCCATCGAGCACCGGGACTATCTCGCCGAGATCGGCCTGCGCGAGATCGGCAAACTGCTCTTCGTCGGGCCCCCCGGCACCGGGAAGACTTCCGTCGCACGGGGACTGGCCCACCAGCTCGATCTGCCCTTCGTCGAGGTCAAACTCTCGATGATCACCAGCCAGTACCTCGGGGAGACCGCGAAGAACGTCGAGAAGGTCTTCGAGGTGGCAAAGCGGCTCTCGCCCTGTATTCTCTTCATCGACGAGTTCGACTTCGTCGCGAAGACCCGGACGAGCGACGAGCACGCGGCCATCAAGCGGGCCGTCAACACGCTGTTGAAATCGATCGACGAGGTGAGCCTGATCCGGGACGACGTGTTGCTCATCGGCGCGACCAACCACCCGGACGAACTCGACGCCGCCGCCTGGCGGCGCTTCGACGAGATCCTGCATTTCCCCCGCCCGGACGAGTCGATGCGCAGCGGAATCCTCGAACTGGTTACCGCCGACATCGACATCGAGGGCTTCGACCCGGACGAACTGGCCGCCGAAACCGAGGGCCTCACCGGCAGCGACCTCCGGCTGGTACTTCGGGAGGCAGTCCTCTCCGCGCTGGTCTCGGATCGGACGACCCTGACCCAACAGGACCTGCTCGACGCCGTCGAGGAGTTCGAGGAGCGGGACCACATGCGCAACCTGGAGACCATCGAGGAGGCCCTGGACGTCGAGAGCGGGCACGAACACGACCACCCGCCGACGGCATAG
- a CDS encoding MBL fold metallo-hydrolase, producing the protein MQVTLLGTGDTAGTPVPRCDCATCERARETGQRRSRFSVHVKNERTGQRLLIDASPDFRQQFLDTDVALPDAAIITHVHFDHLDGLGNVYRLLDRLPVHAANETDPETGESVAETVRRRYNYLHQVEVFPETPFEPFEAAGFEITLVPVVHPPLLSYGLRVEGEEAVLSLTGDTSYAIPERSQTVLSGADLLLAEAIVPAAMCEKHPLGGRHPDENGVYRSFGTKHMTREGALDMAERLDAEQVRLVHLSHRYPAEQAFGPKLGVDGEQIVL; encoded by the coding sequence ATGCAGGTCACCCTCCTGGGGACCGGGGACACCGCCGGCACGCCGGTCCCGCGGTGTGACTGTGCGACTTGTGAGCGGGCCCGGGAGACCGGCCAGCGGCGCTCGCGGTTCTCGGTGCACGTGAAGAACGAACGGACTGGCCAGCGCCTCCTGATCGACGCCAGCCCCGATTTCCGCCAGCAGTTTCTCGACACCGACGTGGCCCTCCCCGACGCGGCGATCATCACGCACGTTCACTTCGATCACCTCGACGGCCTGGGGAACGTCTACCGCCTGCTCGATCGGCTCCCGGTCCATGCCGCCAACGAGACCGACCCCGAGACCGGCGAGTCCGTCGCGGAAACGGTGCGACGGCGCTATAACTACCTGCACCAGGTCGAGGTGTTCCCCGAGACCCCCTTCGAGCCCTTCGAGGCGGCCGGCTTCGAGATCACGCTGGTACCGGTCGTCCACCCGCCGCTTTTGAGCTATGGGCTCCGCGTCGAGGGGGAGGAGGCGGTGCTCTCGCTCACGGGCGATACGAGCTACGCCATCCCGGAGCGCTCCCAGACTGTCCTCTCGGGGGCGGATCTGCTCCTCGCGGAGGCCATCGTCCCGGCGGCGATGTGCGAGAAACACCCGCTGGGTGGCCGTCACCCCGACGAAAACGGCGTCTATCGCTCCTTTGGCACCAAACACATGACCAGGGAAGGCGCCCTGGACATGGCCGAGCGGCTCGACGCCGAGCAGGTTCGACTCGTGCATCTCTCCCATCGCTATCCCGCCGAGCAGGCCTTCGGGCCGAAACTGGGCGTGGACGGCGAGCAGATCGTCCTCTAG
- a CDS encoding DUF5787 family protein gives MREYDFELRLAALLERDGLPTGPEAGILARQLGTSVTGAGERILDLVAVSPGPDFDTRLDLAAETIPPLVVESDLGVGTARSVTQSIDAPPAAARRVAERAAEVGFLELSREQGRLVGRQAARYPDWFDELVGIENKPDLGTPGDLASQLRRDVSLQVLDRVILATASHVTRAHRHRIPDPVGIWRVDPEEPEIEVVREAKSLEPNRPSFEIRAEHPGQFDVAFAGTAQKARQRRRIAERAYGKGWRTYELPACANARATSVAGTDGLPGCAWADRLVEPAAECGVDCPGYEAGAAPEADRTAERARRTPWRPDPAGPARRQSFLDRF, from the coding sequence GTGCGCGAGTACGATTTCGAACTCCGGCTCGCCGCGCTCCTCGAACGGGATGGCCTCCCGACGGGGCCCGAAGCAGGAATTCTCGCCCGGCAGCTCGGAACCAGTGTTACCGGAGCGGGCGAGCGCATTCTGGACCTGGTCGCGGTCAGCCCTGGGCCGGACTTCGACACCCGCCTCGATCTTGCAGCCGAGACCATTCCGCCGCTCGTCGTCGAGAGCGATCTGGGGGTTGGGACGGCCCGCTCGGTCACCCAGTCGATCGACGCGCCGCCAGCCGCGGCCCGCCGGGTCGCCGAACGGGCGGCCGAGGTCGGGTTTCTCGAACTCTCGCGGGAGCAGGGGCGACTGGTCGGCCGGCAGGCCGCCCGCTACCCGGACTGGTTCGACGAGCTCGTGGGGATCGAGAACAAGCCGGATCTGGGCACGCCGGGGGATCTGGCCTCCCAGCTCCGCCGGGACGTGAGCCTGCAGGTCCTCGATCGGGTGATCCTCGCGACGGCCTCCCACGTGACCCGCGCACACCGCCACCGGATACCCGATCCGGTGGGCATCTGGCGGGTCGACCCCGAAGAACCCGAAATCGAGGTCGTTCGGGAGGCCAAGTCCCTGGAACCGAATCGACCGAGCTTCGAGATTCGAGCGGAGCATCCTGGCCAGTTCGACGTGGCCTTCGCCGGAACCGCGCAGAAGGCCCGTCAGCGCCGCCGGATCGCCGAGCGAGCGTACGGCAAGGGCTGGCGGACCTACGAGTTGCCGGCCTGTGCGAACGCCCGGGCGACGTCGGTCGCGGGGACGGATGGACTGCCCGGCTGTGCCTGGGCCGACCGCCTGGTCGAGCCGGCCGCCGAGTGTGGGGTCGACTGCCCGGGGTACGAGGCGGGCGCCGCTCCCGAGGCGGATCGCACGGCTGAACGGGCCCGGCGCACGCCCTGGCGACCCGACCCGGCCGGCCCCGCCAGGCGGCAGAGCTTTCTGGACCGGTTCTGA
- a CDS encoding YgaP family membrane protein produces the protein MEPNVGETDRTLRLAAGMLLGILGAIGALGQATFSPLIGVLLFIVGLVLLGTGFTRTCLLYRPLGIDTRTKR, from the coding sequence ATGGAACCGAACGTCGGCGAAACGGACCGGACGCTTCGCCTCGCTGCTGGGATGCTGCTCGGGATACTGGGCGCCATCGGCGCCCTCGGCCAGGCGACATTTTCCCCACTGATCGGGGTGTTGCTCTTCATCGTGGGGCTGGTGCTGCTCGGAACGGGATTCACTCGCACCTGTCTGTTGTACCGCCCCCTGGGCATCGATACCCGCACGAAACGGTAG
- a CDS encoding translation initiation factor IF-2 subunit gamma codes for METDNRQPEVNIGLVGHVDHGKTTLVRALSGEWTDQHSEELKRGISIRLGYADTTLRRCPECTGPEAYTVEETCPEHDVETEVLRTVSFVDAPGHETLMATMLSGAALMDGAVLVVSATEPVPQPQTEEHLMALDSIGIENIVIAQNKVDLVDAETARENYEQITDFVAGTVAEGAPIVPISAEQEINIDLIIEALQSEIPTPERDPEADARMYVARSFDINRPGTEWGDLSGGVIGGSLVQGILEQDTELEIRPGREVEEGGQTEWRPVTSTVRSIQAGGEMVESAAPGGLLGVGTGLDPSLTKGDALAGQVAGEPGSLPPVWEQFEMDIDLLDRLVGAEEDESVEPINTGEPLMLTIGTATTVGAVTSARGGEAEVNLKRPVCAPEGATIAINRRVGTRWRLIGIGTLRG; via the coding sequence ATGGAAACCGACAACCGACAACCGGAGGTGAACATCGGACTCGTCGGGCACGTAGACCACGGGAAGACCACCCTGGTCCGGGCCCTCTCCGGCGAGTGGACCGACCAGCACTCCGAGGAGCTCAAGCGGGGCATCTCGATTCGGCTGGGATATGCAGACACGACCCTGCGCCGCTGTCCGGAGTGTACGGGCCCCGAGGCCTACACGGTCGAGGAGACCTGCCCGGAACACGACGTCGAGACCGAGGTCCTCCGGACCGTCTCCTTCGTGGACGCCCCTGGCCACGAGACCCTGATGGCGACGATGCTCTCGGGGGCCGCGCTCATGGACGGGGCGGTGCTGGTCGTCTCCGCGACCGAACCGGTCCCACAGCCACAGACCGAGGAGCACCTGATGGCCCTGGACAGCATCGGCATCGAGAACATCGTCATCGCCCAGAACAAGGTCGATCTGGTCGACGCCGAGACCGCTCGTGAGAACTACGAGCAGATCACGGACTTCGTCGCGGGCACGGTCGCCGAAGGAGCCCCGATCGTCCCGATCAGCGCCGAACAGGAGATCAACATCGACCTGATCATCGAGGCCCTCCAGTCCGAGATCCCCACGCCCGAGCGGGACCCCGAGGCCGACGCCCGGATGTACGTCGCCCGGAGTTTCGACATCAACCGCCCCGGCACCGAGTGGGGCGACCTCAGCGGCGGGGTCATCGGCGGCAGCCTGGTCCAGGGGATCCTGGAACAGGACACGGAGCTGGAGATTCGGCCCGGTCGCGAAGTCGAGGAGGGCGGGCAGACCGAGTGGCGGCCCGTGACCTCCACCGTCCGCTCGATCCAGGCCGGCGGCGAGATGGTCGAGTCGGCCGCGCCGGGTGGCCTGCTCGGGGTCGGCACCGGCCTGGACCCGAGCCTGACGAAAGGCGACGCGCTCGCCGGCCAGGTCGCCGGCGAACCGGGCTCGCTCCCGCCGGTCTGGGAGCAGTTCGAGATGGACATCGACCTGCTCGACCGGCTCGTCGGGGCCGAGGAGGACGAGAGCGTCGAGCCGATCAACACGGGCGAACCGCTCATGCTGACCATCGGCACGGCCACCACCGTCGGGGCCGTCACGAGCGCTCGCGGCGGCGAGGCCGAAGTGAACCTCAAGCGCCCGGTCTGTGCCCCCGAAGGGGCGACGATCGCGATCAACCGCCGGGTCGGAACCCGCTGGCGGCTCATCGGTATCGGCACGCTGCGTGGATGA
- a CDS encoding PIN domain-containing protein codes for MRVAMDTNALMMPIEVDLRVFEELDRLLGEYTPVVPAAVIAELESLAESGGTAGRAAQVGLDLADRCESVQSTESYADDALVALGTTGQIDSVVTNDAPLRNRLLEAGVPVIHLRGRNQLTRTQP; via the coding sequence ATGAGAGTCGCCATGGACACGAACGCACTGATGATGCCGATCGAGGTCGATCTTCGCGTCTTCGAGGAACTCGACCGGCTGCTCGGGGAGTACACCCCCGTCGTGCCCGCGGCCGTAATCGCCGAACTGGAGTCCCTGGCCGAGTCGGGCGGCACCGCCGGTCGGGCCGCCCAGGTCGGACTCGATCTGGCCGATCGGTGCGAGTCGGTCCAGTCGACAGAATCGTATGCCGATGACGCCCTGGTCGCGCTTGGAACCACCGGCCAAATCGACTCGGTCGTCACGAACGACGCCCCGCTCCGGAACCGTCTGCTCGAGGCGGGCGTTCCGGTAATCCATTTAAGGGGCCGGAATCAACTAACGCGTACTCAACCATAG
- a CDS encoding DNA-directed RNA polymerase, which translates to MYKRVRLTDTVEVPPEALDDVTPDLIKRLLQDKLEGRMDEEVGSIVTVTTVHDIGEGAVIPNRPGVYYKAEFDALTFDPEMQEVVDGEVVEVVSFGAFVGIGPVDGLLHVSQISDEYLAFDEEGQMLASRESNNTLGVGDAVRGRIVTKSIDERNPRESKIGLTAKQPGLGKHGWLREARQQEEAAAEGE; encoded by the coding sequence ATGTACAAGCGAGTCAGACTCACAGATACGGTCGAAGTGCCCCCGGAGGCGCTCGACGACGTCACCCCGGATCTCATCAAGCGGCTGCTCCAGGACAAACTGGAGGGGCGGATGGACGAGGAGGTGGGGTCGATCGTCACGGTCACGACTGTCCACGACATCGGCGAGGGTGCGGTCATCCCGAACCGACCAGGTGTCTACTACAAGGCGGAGTTCGACGCTCTGACCTTCGATCCGGAGATGCAGGAGGTCGTCGACGGCGAGGTCGTCGAGGTCGTCTCCTTCGGTGCCTTCGTGGGGATCGGCCCGGTCGACGGGCTGCTCCACGTCTCTCAGATCTCCGATGAATACCTGGCCTTCGACGAGGAGGGCCAGATGCTGGCCTCCCGGGAGTCGAACAACACCCTGGGGGTCGGAGACGCCGTTCGGGGCCGTATCGTCACCAAATCGATCGACGAGCGCAACCCGCGGGAGTCCAAGATCGGCCTCACCGCGAAACAGCCCGGCCTCGGCAAGCACGGCTGGCTCCGCGAGGCCCGACAACAAGAAGAGGCCGCCGCGGAGGGCGAGTAG
- the spt4 gene encoding transcription elongation factor subunit Spt4, translating into MASKRLACRECHHIVSADQNACPHCGSSSLTEDWAGYVVITHPEQSEIAEKMEVTEPGEYALKVR; encoded by the coding sequence ATGGCCTCGAAACGGCTTGCGTGCCGGGAGTGTCACCACATCGTCTCGGCCGACCAGAACGCCTGCCCCCACTGTGGCTCTTCCAGCCTCACCGAGGACTGGGCGGGCTACGTGGTCATCACCCACCCCGAGCAAAGCGAGATCGCCGAGAAGATGGAAGTGACCGAACCGGGCGAATACGCGCTGAAAGTCCGCTAA
- a CDS encoding GTP-dependent dephospho-CoA kinase family protein, with amino-acid sequence MPTVVARLPAAKRHHFTEPLGPLFTDTESLLEAAGEPIVAIGDVVTAHLGAAGCQPTLSVVDGRTERGPIPEWVQTDRPAAAIERPVENPAGTITAELVDAIEAGLDTSEPTRVVVEGEEDLAVLPAVLLAPTGATVVYGQPGEGMIAAAVDGPTRARCRDRLDLLDHEAEFWASIR; translated from the coding sequence GTGCCGACCGTCGTGGCCCGGTTGCCGGCCGCAAAGCGTCATCACTTCACGGAGCCGCTGGGCCCGCTCTTTACTGACACGGAATCGCTGCTCGAAGCCGCCGGTGAGCCGATCGTCGCGATCGGTGACGTGGTGACCGCACATCTGGGGGCCGCCGGCTGTCAGCCCACTCTCTCGGTCGTCGACGGCCGGACGGAACGGGGGCCGATCCCGGAATGGGTCCAGACGGACCGACCCGCAGCAGCGATCGAGCGACCGGTCGAGAACCCTGCGGGGACGATTACGGCCGAGCTGGTCGACGCGATCGAGGCGGGGCTCGATACGAGCGAACCCACCCGGGTCGTCGTCGAGGGCGAGGAGGATCTGGCCGTGTTACCGGCCGTACTCCTCGCTCCGACGGGGGCGACCGTCGTCTATGGCCAGCCGGGCGAGGGGATGATCGCCGCTGCCGTGGACGGCCCCACCCGGGCACGTTGCCGTGACCGACTCGACCTTTTGGACCACGAGGCGGAGTTCTGGGCGTCGATCCGGTGA
- a CDS encoding 30S ribosomal protein S24e: MDIEILDEEKNSLLHRTDVTFEVTHDDASPSRLSVRDSLAATLDQDSDQVVVHKLDTKFGMRTTVGYAKVYDSPEDAAEIEAEHMLERNKIGVEDAEEAEVSE, translated from the coding sequence ATGGACATCGAGATACTCGACGAGGAGAAAAACTCGCTCCTCCACCGGACCGACGTGACCTTCGAGGTCACTCACGACGACGCATCGCCCTCCCGCCTCTCCGTGCGCGACAGCCTCGCTGCGACACTCGATCAGGACTCCGACCAGGTCGTCGTCCACAAACTCGACACGAAGTTCGGGATGCGAACGACCGTCGGCTACGCGAAGGTCTATGACAGCCCCGAGGACGCCGCCGAGATCGAGGCCGAGCACATGCTCGAACGCAACAAGATCGGCGTCGAGGACGCCGAGGAAGCCGAGGTGAGCGAGTGA
- a CDS encoding 30S ribosomal protein S27ae, with protein sequence MARGDFYEDGELAKERCPRCEDAFLADHDDRKHCGRCGYTEWK encoded by the coding sequence ATGGCTCGCGGCGATTTCTACGAGGACGGCGAACTCGCGAAGGAACGCTGCCCTCGCTGTGAGGACGCGTTCCTCGCCGACCACGACGACCGCAAGCACTGCGGTCGCTGTGGCTACACCGAGTGGAAGTGA
- a CDS encoding bifunctional N(6)-L-threonylcarbamoyladenine synthase/serine/threonine protein kinase, giving the protein MEVTRILGIEGTAWAASAAVYDDTTERLFVESDAYQPASGGIHPREAAEHMRSAIPEVIETALDQAEGPIDAVAFSRGPGLGPCLRIVGTAARSLAGTLDVPLVGVNHMVAHLEIGRHRSGFDSPICLNASGANAHVLGFRNGRYRVLGETMDTGVGNAIDKFTRHVGWSHPGGPKVEQAAMEGSYIDLPYVVKGMDFSFSGIMSAAKDAYDEGVPVEDVSDALQETIFAMLTEVAERALSLTGRNELVLGGGVGQNKRLREMLQEMADQRGARFFAPEPELLRDNAGMIAVLGATMYEAGDTIPIADSGIDADFRPDQVPVTWRSETIPERGDRTGSLEGAEAVVEIAGETVRKRRRPKSYRHPTLDERLRRDRTVQEVRLTHEARTLGVPTPIVRDVDLAETTITFERVGERDLRDALSPDRARAVGSHLAKIHAGGFVHGDPTVRNVRVREGDPETVLIDFGLGYYTDDVEDYAMDLHVFEQSLAGTADDPESLATAAERGYAAVGDSAVIDRLREIEGRGRYQ; this is encoded by the coding sequence GTGGAAGTGACGCGGATCCTCGGCATCGAAGGAACCGCCTGGGCCGCGAGCGCGGCCGTCTACGACGACACGACCGAGCGGCTTTTCGTCGAATCCGACGCTTACCAGCCAGCGAGCGGCGGCATTCACCCGCGTGAGGCGGCCGAGCACATGCGCTCGGCGATCCCCGAAGTAATCGAGACGGCACTCGATCAGGCCGAGGGGCCCATCGACGCGGTGGCGTTCTCACGCGGGCCGGGACTGGGGCCCTGCCTGCGCATCGTCGGCACGGCCGCCCGCAGCCTCGCAGGGACCTTAGATGTGCCCCTCGTTGGCGTGAACCACATGGTCGCCCACCTGGAGATCGGGCGCCATCGCTCGGGGTTCGACTCGCCGATCTGTCTGAACGCGAGCGGCGCGAACGCCCACGTCCTGGGCTTTCGAAACGGTCGATATCGCGTGCTCGGGGAGACCATGGACACCGGGGTGGGCAACGCTATCGACAAGTTCACCCGCCACGTCGGCTGGTCCCACCCCGGCGGTCCCAAGGTCGAGCAGGCCGCCATGGAGGGGTCCTACATCGACTTGCCCTACGTGGTCAAGGGGATGGACTTCTCCTTTTCGGGCATCATGAGCGCGGCCAAGGACGCCTACGACGAGGGCGTCCCGGTCGAGGACGTGAGCGACGCCCTCCAGGAGACCATCTTCGCGATGCTCACCGAAGTCGCCGAGCGCGCGCTCTCGCTCACCGGGCGAAACGAACTGGTGCTCGGTGGCGGGGTCGGACAGAACAAGCGCCTCCGGGAGATGCTCCAGGAGATGGCCGACCAGCGTGGCGCGCGCTTTTTCGCCCCCGAGCCGGAGCTATTGCGGGATAACGCAGGCATGATCGCGGTCCTGGGCGCAACGATGTACGAGGCCGGGGACACCATTCCGATCGCGGACTCGGGCATCGACGCCGATTTCCGCCCCGACCAGGTCCCGGTGACCTGGCGCTCGGAGACGATTCCCGAGCGGGGCGATCGAACCGGTTCGCTCGAAGGCGCGGAAGCCGTGGTGGAAATCGCGGGCGAGACGGTGCGAAAGCGTCGGCGACCGAAGTCCTACCGTCATCCGACCCTGGATGAGCGACTCCGCCGGGACCGGACCGTCCAGGAGGTTCGACTGACCCACGAGGCCCGAACCCTCGGGGTCCCCACCCCGATCGTCCGGGACGTGGATCTCGCCGAGACGACCATCACCTTCGAGCGCGTGGGCGAACGTGATCTGCGGGACGCACTCAGTCCGGATCGCGCGAGAGCGGTCGGGAGCCACCTGGCGAAAATTCATGCGGGCGGGTTCGTCCACGGCGATCCCACGGTGCGCAACGTCAGAGTTCGGGAGGGAGACCCGGAGACGGTGCTCATCGACTTCGGTCTGGGGTATTACACCGACGACGTCGAGGACTACGCGATGGACCTCCACGTCTTCGAACAGTCCCTGGCTGGGACTGCGGACGACCCGGAATCACTCGCCACGGCCGCCGAACGGGGCTACGCCGCGGTCGGCGATTCGGCCGTGATCGATCGGCTCCGTGAGATCGAGGGCCGCGGGCGATACCAGTAG
- a CDS encoding DUF5808 domain-containing protein yields MTQEAAGKIFGIPYNFERPSLKRLLSAYWQPGKGMIAETPFGIGYTLNLANWRSWLVLGVAAALVFQERKDEEEAEEAVDVVIEE; encoded by the coding sequence ATGACCCAGGAAGCCGCCGGGAAGATCTTCGGTATCCCGTACAACTTCGAACGCCCGAGCCTGAAGCGCCTGCTCTCGGCGTACTGGCAACCGGGAAAGGGTATGATCGCCGAGACGCCGTTTGGCATCGGCTACACGCTGAACCTCGCGAACTGGCGGTCCTGGCTGGTGCTGGGCGTGGCCGCCGCGCTCGTCTTCCAGGAACGAAAGGACGAGGAAGAAGCCGAGGAAGCGGTTGACGTCGTCATCGAAGAGTAA
- the rdgB gene encoding RdgB/HAM1 family non-canonical purine NTP pyrophosphatase, which yields MLRFVTTNAEKAAEAQAHLAPMAVEQVDYDYVEVQAAEVAQVAARGAEEAYEKADGEGPVIVDDTGFSIRGLDGFPGPYAAYVDDTLGIERVWSLASELADRHAAFTSAIAYADGDRVEVFEGTVEGQLVAPRGEGGFGYDPIFEYEGRTFAELSMDEKNEISHRARALSKLADWLQSQPIS from the coding sequence ATGCTGCGTTTCGTGACGACCAACGCCGAGAAGGCCGCCGAGGCACAGGCCCACCTGGCTCCCATGGCTGTCGAACAGGTCGATTACGACTACGTCGAGGTCCAGGCTGCTGAAGTCGCGCAGGTCGCGGCCCGTGGCGCCGAAGAGGCCTACGAGAAGGCCGATGGCGAGGGGCCCGTGATCGTCGACGACACGGGCTTCTCGATCCGCGGGCTGGACGGCTTTCCCGGGCCCTACGCCGCCTACGTGGACGACACGCTCGGGATCGAGCGGGTCTGGTCGCTGGCCTCGGAGCTTGCAGACCGACACGCGGCGTTCACCAGTGCGATCGCCTACGCGGACGGCGACCGCGTCGAGGTCTTCGAGGGGACTGTCGAGGGGCAACTCGTCGCTCCCCGTGGCGAGGGCGGCTTCGGCTACGACCCGATCTTCGAGTACGAGGGCCGGACCTTCGCGGAGCTCTCGATGGACGAGAAAAACGAGATCTCCCATCGTGCGCGAGCGCTCTCGAAGCTCGCGGACTGGCTTCAGTCCCAGCCGATCAGCTGA
- a CDS encoding DUF6517 family protein — protein MQRRSFIATLGAGAIASLAGCQTAVGSVALPSVPEAALDSGGWEQLEQTKDETVIEKDYGPVTVEAVASSVTYTDAALREQVRADTLSTVETDLALFSATRIDMAPSVDELGPVQSEVKKQIRTAAIDELRAQMDAAGITNVEETGTATIEVAGGTTAEMTELTGSYPVEDMEFPVSEDTAITIEGGDLAVDAVLAVWSANGNYLVAGGAYPAENFTRETDSALTDAISVSIDIDLGLTPDAYREELLDLIAGVS, from the coding sequence ATGCAACGCCGCTCGTTCATCGCGACTCTCGGTGCCGGCGCCATCGCCTCACTCGCCGGCTGTCAGACCGCCGTCGGCTCGGTCGCACTGCCCTCGGTCCCCGAGGCGGCCCTGGATTCGGGTGGCTGGGAGCAACTGGAGCAGACCAAAGACGAGACGGTCATCGAGAAGGATTACGGTCCGGTGACCGTGGAGGCAGTCGCCTCGTCGGTGACATACACCGACGCCGCGCTCCGGGAGCAGGTCCGGGCGGACACGCTCTCGACTGTCGAGACGGACCTGGCGCTCTTCTCGGCCACCCGGATCGACATGGCCCCGTCGGTGGACGAACTCGGGCCCGTCCAGTCGGAGGTCAAAAAGCAGATTCGGACGGCCGCGATCGACGAACTTCGGGCACAGATGGACGCCGCCGGGATCACGAACGTCGAGGAAACAGGGACCGCGACGATCGAAGTGGCCGGCGGTACGACCGCCGAGATGACCGAACTCACGGGCTCGTACCCCGTCGAGGACATGGAATTCCCGGTCAGCGAGGACACCGCGATCACTATCGAGGGCGGCGATCTGGCCGTGGACGCGGTGCTGGCGGTCTGGTCGGCGAACGGGAACTATCTCGTGGCCGGCGGGGCCTACCCGGCCGAGAACTTCACCCGCGAGACGGACTCGGCCCTGACCGATGCGATCTCGGTCAGCATCGATATCGATCTGGGGCTCACGCCCGATGCGTACCGCGAGGAACTGCTCGATCTAATCGCCGGCGTCAGCTGA